CCTTTATATGTTTTTTCAGAAAATCCGCCTACTCGTCGGGTGGCGGCGTATCTACCGGGTAATGAGATGGAGCTTTTAACCAAAGAGGGCAAAGAAAAAGGCGTCAGCAAAAATCAAGTGCTTATAAATTTGGTAGCCAAACGTATAAACAAATAGGCTGGCTATCTGGCCCTATTCCTAAACCCTTACATCTATCTTCTTGTAGAATCTATCCTTCTCGCCGACGTTAGCGCCCTTGCCAAGCTCGTTATTTAAAAACGAAATATTGTATAGATCCTTCGCCGTTAAGGTTTTATTATCCCCCAGGTATATCAAAAACTGTTTTCCATGCTTAGTGGAAAAGGATTTTATAGCGCTAGCTCCTATTTCCTGGAGCGTCTTATATTTGCCGTCGGTATCTAGTATGCCTATATTATTAAAGCTTATAGAGCCAAGCTCGATGTCGCTCATGGCTTTAGTTTCTAAATTTAGGCTTGCCCTTCTGGTTTTATCTCCTAAAAGCTTACCCGTATCAGAATACAGCTGCGTTACTTCTATTTCTCTACCGCTATCAAATTTTAAGGTTATAGATCCGTTATCGTTTAGCTTCATGGCTATTACGCTATCGCTGTCGCGTAATGATGACGCCGCCCTGTCAATATCGGTTTCAAAAGCGCGCCTAACTTTTTCTAAATTCGCCTCGCTAAATTTTAATCCAGTAGCAGCCTCAAATTCATTTTCCATAGCTACCATATAGGCGGACTTACTGTCCTTTAGCTTGTTTATGTATTCGTCTGCATTTTCTACGTTATACTCTTTTAGATTTTTTGATAGCCACTCTACGTCTTTTGCATGGGCGGTGGATTCTTTTTCATAATCTCTATAAAATTTCATAAAACTATCTCTTTGATATCCGTTATAGGTGAAATTTTTGTCTCTCGGGGAGTCTGGATTTATTATAGGATTAAATTCATTAAGCTTTAGCTTTCCGTCAAATCCAGCCTTAGCGTAAGCAAAATTGTTAAATAGGCTATTTTTATTAAATACGTTATTGTTTCTTAGGTCTACCCAGCCGTCTTTATCCGCGTATGCATCAAAGAAGCTCTTAATACTATCGGCTTCCGCCTTTTTGTATCTACTCTCCGGTGCAAATACGGTGTAGGGGTTTGAAGAGTAGTAAGATATCCTATGATCTATGTTTGTAGTATCTACGAAATTTCTCATATCGTTATTGGCAAGAGATTCGGAGTTGATGATATCTCTTCTTTTTTGATTCCAGTTAACGACATCCGAATTTATAAATTTAGTCAAATCGATATCCGATACTACGTCGCTTAAATTTGCTATCTTTTCGTTGCCGTCCTTATCGTGTCCTCTGACCTTGAGCTTTGAGAATAGCTTATCGGAGCTATTTAAAATTCCGTCGCCGTTACTGTCGAAGTTAAAAAGCAAAGCATTGCTAGTGAGTTTTCCAATACCCAACTTATCGTTATCACCGTATAGATCCAAAAATACCTCTACGTCGCCGTATTTAGTATGCAGGGTACTTGAAGATGCGTAAGAGTTTAAATTTGATGATTTGGTATTCTCAAGATATCCGCTTTGATCTATGAAAGACATATTGATCGAGTGAGGATCCGCATTTATACCTTGAAAGTATCTCTCGCCCCTAAGGGAGCCGTTAAGATAGGCATTTGAGGTATCAACACCGTATTTTTGCTTTATCTCTTTTAACGCATTATGATCGTTTACTACGCTATCTATTCCTTGTTCTTGATTGACCGAGTGCCTTGAGCCAAGATACGTAAAATCGTATCTGGCAAAGTCTCCCGTCAAGGTAGGAGACGAGCTGTAATGATAATCTAAGCCGCTGTTTCTACCAAGCAGATTGTTAATATTAAATTCGCCCTTGTTTAAAGAGTTGCTATCGCTAATATCCATAACGTTATTTACGCGTAGCTTTGAGATGATGCCGCTTGACTGAGCCCTTAAAAAGTCTTTTGCTCTATACTCGATTTGCGCTTGCCTATTGAGGTATTCCGCCGAAGTCATACTTTCGTCGCCAACCTTGACTAGCTCTTGTCCAGCGAGTCTAGATGCGGAAGCTTGCATTTGGCCTTGTCTCAATAATGATAAATTTACGTCATAGCCGTTTCTTAGCAGAACATCCATTTAAAATCCTTTTAAAAGCCTTGCTTGTATATCGGATAAAATTTAAAAATATTTAGGATTAATAACAAGTTTACTATATGGCTATTAAGCATCCTATAAAAAATAGTATGTATAATAGTAAGTATAAAATATAAAAAGGGGCGGCGTGTCCAGTCTTGATAAATTAATCAAAAAACTTGAAAATAATCCGAAAAATGCAAGCTTTGATGATGTTAAGCGCCTGCTACTAAATCACGGATATGAATTAGATCACGTTAGAGGCTCGCACTATAAATTTAAAAAAGGCGGCGACACGGTAGTCATACCGTACCATAAGCCGATTAAAGAGATCTATGTTTTACAAATCTTAGCAAAGATAAGGGAGTCATGATGAAAAAAGACTTGAACTATTATTTAAACTTACCGTATACAATCACGATCAAAAGACTAGACGACGGAGATTATTTTGCTCAGTATGCAGATATAGGACTAACTAAAAATAATCTAATGGCCGGCTGGGGAGCTACTGAAGCTGAAGCAATAGCAGATCTAAAAGAAGCATTTGCTTGCTATGTCGAAGGGGCTCTTGAAAACGGCGAAAGTATCTATGAGCCTATCGACGAAAACGTCAAAGTCCGCATAAATTTAACTATACCCAAAGGTGTTTTAAATGCAATCGATGCAGTTACGAATAACCGCTCGGCATGGCTTAGCGAGCTAGCTAAAAAAGCGCTAGCAGTGCAATAAAGAGTACGGAGCAGGCCGCCGTATAGACGACCTTTGTAGTTATCTTAAAGGGAGGTCATAGATGTTAGAGCGTTTACTCTCTCTTTTATGGTCTTAATATATTCCTCTCTGTCTTTATCGTTTAAAATTTGGTTTGTCTTGCCCGGTCTGTATCTCAAGAGTTCGGCTATTGTCATTTCTTCTTGCATAATTTTGTCCCTGGCCATATCGTTTCCGCTATTTACTCTTTTTATGAAGTCTATATCCTTTTTCCCTTGTTCTATATTGAGTATTGAGTAGGTTTTTATCTGATCGGTAAGCTCAGTTTCCCCGCTATCGCTAGCTTTTGGTTTAAAATTCTTTAAAAATCCTACAAATACGCCTTCTTTGCTGTAGCCGCCATCTGTTTTATACATAGACATATCGGGGTTAAATTTAAGTCCGCCTCCGTTATCGCGTCCGATTTCGCTAGAGCTAAGATTTAGCCTATAAGTGTAGCGAGGCGGAGTGAGCATGCTTAGTTCGCGCTCCA
Above is a window of Campylobacter showae DNA encoding:
- a CDS encoding response regulator; translated protein: MDVLLRNGYDVNLSLLRQGQMQASASRLAGQELVKVGDESMTSAEYLNRQAQIEYRAKDFLRAQSSGIISKLRVNNVMDISDSNSLNKGEFNINNLLGRNSGLDYHYSSSPTLTGDFARYDFTYLGSRHSVNQEQGIDSVVNDHNALKEIKQKYGVDTSNAYLNGSLRGERYFQGINADPHSINMSFIDQSGYLENTKSSNLNSYASSSTLHTKYGDVEVFLDLYGDNDKLGIGKLTSNALLFNFDSNGDGILNSSDKLFSKLKVRGHDKDGNEKIANLSDVVSDIDLTKFINSDVVNWNQKRRDIINSESLANNDMRNFVDTTNIDHRISYYSSNPYTVFAPESRYKKAEADSIKSFFDAYADKDGWVDLRNNNVFNKNSLFNNFAYAKAGFDGKLKLNEFNPIINPDSPRDKNFTYNGYQRDSFMKFYRDYEKESTAHAKDVEWLSKNLKEYNVENADEYINKLKDSKSAYMVAMENEFEAATGLKFSEANLEKVRRAFETDIDRAASSLRDSDSVIAMKLNDNGSITLKFDSGREIEVTQLYSDTGKLLGDKTRRASLNLETKAMSDIELGSISFNNIGILDTDGKYKTLQEIGASAIKSFSTKHGKQFLIYLGDNKTLTAKDLYNISFLNNELGKGANVGEKDRFYKKIDVRV
- a CDS encoding type II toxin-antitoxin system HicA family toxin, with translation MSSLDKLIKKLENNPKNASFDDVKRLLLNHGYELDHVRGSHYKFKKGGDTVVIPYHKPIKEIYVLQILAKIRES
- a CDS encoding HicB family protein, whose amino-acid sequence is MKKDLNYYLNLPYTITIKRLDDGDYFAQYADIGLTKNNLMAGWGATEAEAIADLKEAFACYVEGALENGESIYEPIDENVKVRINLTIPKGVLNAIDAVTNNRSAWLSELAKKALAVQ